A part of Gadus morhua chromosome 17, gadMor3.0, whole genome shotgun sequence genomic DNA contains:
- the LOC115529168 gene encoding E3 ubiquitin-protein ligase TRIM39 has translation MASLGSLLSDEQFLCSICLDIFTNPSSTPCGHTFCMGCINRYWDGAKVYECPLCKKAFQRRPELQVNRTLREITEQFKSMSVLGSGGAGYGGTTVMRGGRGGWVVGDEDGEEEGGAGGGEGLICDDRRRRPRALGKFDSDPQDIGTPILVSMSSLNSPLATSMPTEIPLPTMSNSHTSSRLAPPAPSRGSGRRRFTLSLVGDTQRLPICQTHGRGLTVYCKSDGRVVCPECHTPGAEHHGHDTVSLETEWMDTKARMDMLQQQLQAMITHRIRKMEQIKTSVTELQMAMERETAGSLSMFSALASALEQAQAEVMEAMEVQRRATEHHAENMLRQLELEVSALKSREQDLSQLSQSDDHVHCIQSFPALSCPPPTRDWFAVSLNSDHGTGAIYKRLAALLGKFQEQLNHFADTGIHRSVVEPGTVRSQPKVKRVQEYAVDVTLDSSTAHARLVLSDNLKKVKCGDRLQPLPDGPARFDRVVCVLGRETFSSGRHYWEVEVAGKSDWDLGVASDSCNRKGKIEVNPSNGYWFLSLRDKKKCTFRNEPCTDVQLTHTPDKIGIFLDYEKGQVSFYNVSAKIHIYTFTDNFKENLHPFFSPCTNRSGKNNGPLVITALPACSHTKM, from the exons ATGGCGTCCCTGGGCAGCCTCCTGTCTGATGAGCAATTCCTGTGCTCCATCTGTCTGGACATATTCACTAACCCCTCATCCACGCCCTGTGGACACACCTTCTGCATGGGCTGCATCAACCGCTACTGGGACGGAGCcaag gtGTACGAGTGTCCTCTTTGTAAGAAGGCGTTCCAGAGGCGCCCCGAGCTCCAGGTCAACCGGACCCTGAGGGAGATCACTGAGCAGTTCAAGTCCATGTCCGTGCTGGGCTCGGGCGGGGCCGGGTACGGGGGGACCACGGtcatgagaggggggagggggggctgggtcgTTGGAGACGAGgatggagaagaggaaggaggagcggggggaggagagggactcATTTGTGATGACCGGAGGAGGAGACCTAGAGCCTTGGGGAAGTTTGACTCTGACCCTCAAGACATCG gaaCCCCTATTCTGGTGTCCATGTCCAGCTTGAACTCCCCGCTGGCAACATCCATGCCCACCGAGATTCCCCTGCCCACCATGTCCAATAGCCACACCTCCTCCCGGCTGGCCCCGCCCGCCCCGTCCCGGGGCTCCGGTCGCAGGCGCTTCACCCTCAGCCTGGTGGGGGACACCCAGAGACTCCCAATCTGCCAGACCCACGGCCGGGGGCTCACG GTGTACTGCAAGAGCGACGGAAGGGTCGTCTGCCCGGAGTGTCACACCCCTGGGGCTGAGCACCATGGCCACGACACCGTCTCCTTGGAAACGGAATGGATGGATACCAAG GCGAGGATGGATATGTTACAGCAGCAGCTTCAGGCTATGATCACACATAGAATAAGGAAGATGGAACAGATCAAGACGTCAGTGACTGAACTGCag ATGGCGATGGAGCGAGAGACGGCGGGAAGTTTGTCTATGTTCTCGGCGCTGGCGTCTGCGTTGGAGCAGGCGCAGGCAGAGGTGATGGAGGCTATGGAGGTCCAGCGGAGGGCGACTGAGCACCATGCAGAGAACATGCTGCGTcagctggagctggaggtgtCCGCCCTGAAGAGCAGGGAGCAAGACCTGTCccagctcagccaatcagacgaCCACGTACACTGCATCCAG AGTTTCCCCGCCCTCTCCTGCCCTCCACCAACCAGAGATTGGTTTGCGGTGTCCCTAAACTCTGACCATGGAACGGGAGCCATCTATAAGAGGCTGGCCGCTCTTTTGGGGAAGTTCCAGGAGCAACTGAATCATTTTGCAGATACCG GTATTCATCGATCTGTGGTGGAACCCGGTACTGTTCGATCCCAGCCCA AGGTGAAGAGAGTACAGGAGTATGcag TGGACGTGACTCTGGACTCAAGCACCGCCCATGCCAGGCTCGTCCTATCAGACAACTTGAAGAAG gtgaaaTGTGGGGACCGCCTGCAGCCACTACCCGATGGACCAGCGAGGTTTGACCGAGTGGTGTGTGTTCTGGGACGTGAGACCTTCTCCTCTGGAAGACACTactgggag GTGGAAGTGGCCGGGAAGTCGGACTGGGATCTGGGCGTGGCCAGTGATTCTTGCAACAGGAAGGGGAAGATTGAGGTCAACCCTAGCAACGGCTACTGGTTCCTCAGCTTAAGGGACAA GAAAAAGTGTACCTTCCGTAACGAGCCGTGCACAGACGTCCAGCTCACCCACACGCCCGACAAGATCGGCATCTTTCTCGACTACGAAAAGGGACAG GTCTCCTTCTACAACGTCAGCGCCAAGATCCACATCTACACCTTCACAGACAACTTCAAGGAGAATCTCCACCCCTTCTTCAGCCCCTGCACCAACCGCTCCGGAAAGAACAACGGGCCGCTGGTCATCACCGCGCTGCCAGCCTGCTCGCACACCAAAATGTAG
- the ovol1a gene encoding putative transcription factor Ovo-like 1a — translation MPRAFLVKKTGVSPGKRNWSEVSDHERGDVYIPGSFYPHPSLMVEMEASPAEGGPLCLIKRRAPPSETPPLQAMLPASTLLGQPLPSSSPPHTPRLQQREEEEEVRSEVRFRSTANPTYVRSKIKVTTGQFPEESPPPSLPLPPPPCPSPRPSHNVTMTPGEVVKSIGAPATSFEQGQSSLAGATGPYTCEVCQKGFQYQRMLNRHIKCHNDSKRHLCTHCGKGFNDTFDLKRHVRTHTGVRPYKCVQCDKAFTQRCSLESHMKKIHGVSQKYAYKERRNKLYVCEECGHTAGTQDQLLLHLQSLHPDSPCLRHKGARRGGRGQEGEEGEEEEDEGGEGREEEGSRPGSPRGVDSDDTIGSTGQ, via the exons ATGCCCCGGGCCTTCCTGGTGAAGAAGACCGGCGTGTCTCCCGGTAAACGGAATTGGAGCGAGGTGTCGGACCACGAGCGCGGGGACGTGTATATTCCAG GCTCGTTCTACCCCCACCCCAGCCtgatggtggagatggaggcCTCCCCAGCTGAGGGGGGTCCTCTCTGCCTCATCAAGCGTCGGGCCCCGCCCAGCGAGACGCCCCCCCTGCAGGCCATGCTGCCAGCCAGCACCCTGCTGGGACagccccttccctcctcctcccccccacacacacctcggctgcagcagcgggaggaggaggaggaagtgaggtCGGAGGTCAGATTCAGATCGACGGCCAACCCCACATACGTGCGCTCCAAGATCaag GTGACTACGGGTCAGTTTCCAGAAGaatcccctcccccttccctgccactccctcctcctccttgtcctagTCCACGCCCCTCCCACAACGTCACCATGACTCCCGGGGAGGTGGTGAAGAGCATTGGCGCACCGGCGACCAGCTTTGAACAGGGTCAAAGTTCCTTAGCAGGAGCTACAGGGCCGTACACATGCGAG gtatgtCAAAAGGGTTTCCAGTACCAGAGGATGCTGAACCGTCACATCAAGTGTCACAACGACAGCAAGAGGCACCTCTGTACCCACTGTGGGAAGGGATTCAACGACACCTTCGACCTCAAGagacatgtgcgcacacacacag gcgTGCGTCCCTACAAGTGCGTCCAGTGCGACAAGGCGTTCACCCAGCGCTGCTCGCTGGAGTCCCACATGAAGAAGATCCACGGCGTGAGCCAGAAGTACGCGTACAAAGAGCGCCGCAACAAGCTGTACGTCTGCGAGGAGTGCGGCCACACGGCCGGCACCCaggaccagctgctgctgcatctCCAGAGCCTCCACCCCGACAGCCCCTGCCtccgccacaagggggcgcgcCGCGGCGGCCGAGGGCAAGAGggcgaggaaggagaggaagaagaggatgaggggggagagggccgagaggaggaggggtctcGCCCCGGGTCACCCCGGGGTGTGGATAGCGACGACACGATCGGATCTACGGGGCAatga
- the mus81 gene encoding structure-specific endonuclease subunit MUS81: MPAPEPVRLGRKRALPVSPNPLFLRWLTELRDSAREKGLKTQHVYNKAIGSLQKYPLPLENAREAKILQNFGDGICKLLDEKLQRYYKEHGPDAPIHSLPEAAPPAGGPDNNSLAPNKKGNVPQEGKKGSGGGGGRGGGRGGGRGKKREYVPQKRSGGYAVLLTLYRHIQIPGDKGYMFKMELQNEAQLLCDKSFSAPDLGTKYTAWSSVSTLIKRDLVVKTHSPARYSLSEEGASLAGRLASEEQGSSGGPEQIVEERDRSEENDVQGLVDLTVSDEEEKSVTPPVPGRPAWESQTRGEAAGPSVSGEAQASEPSGGRPSGGRLLPGDYDIILCVDFIETTGGSNHCKQDLVKELQRNGVTFDVRKLNVGDFLWVARERVAPIPGQLRAPEAKELVLDYIIERKRMDDLCGSIIDGRFREQKFRLKRCGLSKPIYLVEECGTAASHMSLPEATLQQAIINTQVVDGFFVKRVQDVRESAAYLTVMTRYLTRLYQNRTLVCRSRELEGDGGMKPSLPSSSSTPSLSLLSFAEFNYGAIKNKSQTVREVFARQLMQISGLSGDKAAAILDRYTTLCSLLSAYESCPSEADREKLLSNIRYGKLNRNIGPALSRTVYQLYCTKGPLS; encoded by the exons ATGCCCGCACCGGAACCGGTCCGGTTGGGCCGGAAGCGAGCGCTCCCGGTGTCTCCTAACCCGCTGTTCCTCCGGTGGCTCACAGAGCTACGTGACAGCGCCCGCGAGAAGGGGCTTAAAACTCAACACGTTTACAACAAA GCCATCGGTTCTTTACAGAAGTACCCGTTACCCTTGGAGAACGCCCGGGAAGCCAAGATCCTCCAGAACTTTGGGGACGGGATCTGTAAACTTCTGGATGAAAAACTACAGCGCTACTACAAGGAACACG GTCCAGACGCACCCATCCACTCGCTACCTGaagcagcgccccctgctggaggacCTGACAACAACAGCCTGGCACCCAATAagaag GGCAATGTCCCTCAGGAAGGGAAgaaggggagtgggggaggaggaggacgaggaggagggagaggaggtgggagggggaagAAGAGGGAATATGTTCCTCAGAAGAGATCTGGAGGTTACGCTGTCCTGCTCACCCTCTACCGACACATCCAG ATCCCAGGTGATAAAGGGTACATGTTCAAGATGGAGCTGCAGAACGAAGCCCAGCTCCTCTGTGACAAGTCCTTCTCAGCG cCAGATCTGGGTACTAAATACACTGCCTGGTCTTCTGTCAGCACCCTGATCAAGAGAGACCTGGTAGTGAAGACCCACAGCCCtgcaag ATATTCTCTGTCGGAGGAGGGCGCTTCCTTGGCCGGGAGACTGGCTTCAGAGGAGCAGGGAAGCAGCGGAGGACCGGAACAGATagttgaagagagagacaggagtgaGGAGAACGATGTTCAGGGCTTGGTGGACCTCACGGtcagtgatgaagaggagaagAGCGTTACACC GCCTGTCCCTGGACGGCCCGCCTGGGAATCCCAGACAAGAGGTGAGGCGGCTGGGCCGAGTGTGTCAGGAGAGGCCCAGGCTTCAGAGCCGAGTGGTGGAAGGCCTAGTGGAGGCCGTCTTCTCCCAGGAGACTATGACATCATCCTCTGTGTGGACTTCATAGAAACTACagg aggCAGTAACCACTGTAAGCAGGACCTGGTGAAAGAGCTGCAGAGGAACGGCGTGACCTTTGACGTCAGGAAGTTAAACGTGGGAGACTTCCTGTGGGTGGCCCGCGAGAGAGTAGCACCTATACCAG GTCAGCTGCGTGCCCCCGAGGCCAAGGAGCTGGTCCTGGACTACATCAtcgagaggaagaggatggacgACCTGTGCGGGAGCATCATCGACGGACGCTTCCGCGAGCAGAAG TTCCGTCTGAAGAGGTGCGGTCTGTCCAAACCCATCTAcctggtggaggagtgtggaaCTGCAGCCTCACACATGAGTTTACCTGAGGCCACGCTGCAACAGGCTATCATCAatacacag GTGGTGGACGGCTTCTTCGTTAAGAGGGTTCAGGACGTGAGGGAGTCTGCAGCCTACCTGACCGTCATGACCCGATACCTGACCAGACTCTACCag AACCGTACCCTGGTGTGTCGCTCcagagagctggagggagatggagggatgaagccctccctcccctcctcctcctccaccccctccctctccctcctctccttcgcaGAGTTCAACTACGGAGCCATCAAgaacaag tctcAGACAGTAAGAGAAGTGTTCGCCAGGCAGTTGATGCAGATCAGCGGTTTGTCTGGAGACAAAGCAGCTGCCATTTTGGATCGATACACAACCCTATGCAG tctGCTGTCTGCGTACGAGTCGTGCCCCAGtgaagcagacagagagaagctACTCTCCAATATCAGATACGGGAAACTCAACAG GAACATCGGACCAGCACTGAGCAGAACCGTTTACCAACTCTATTGTACAAAAGGACCGCTTTcgtag
- the LOC115529151 gene encoding sodium/hydrogen exchanger 9B2 has translation MEEKKEGDPGAQQVSVAESSSCCVTVAERCPKPRGLLNLLVTKMCLLALLFGVVWSITGPECLPGGNLFGITILFISSVLGGKLVGMVQLPTLPPFPPLLGMLLAGLVLRNVPYVTDAVYIDTQWSAALRNVALAVILTRAGLGLDPSALQRLKAVCIRLAVGPCVVEACTVAVISHFLLGLPWVWGFILGFVLAAVSPAVVVPSMLLLQKEGYGVEKGIPTLLMAAGSFDDILAITGFSTCLGMAFSTGSTWMNLLKGVMEVVGGVVAGLLLGAFISCFPSDDQEDVVVRRGTMLLGLSVFSVFFSHVVGFAGAGGLCTLVLSFLAALAWKTDKASVAALVGRSWDVFQPLLFGLIGAEITIATLSARTVGLGIACISLGLVLRLLVTYLLVHWAGFNLREKFFISVAWLPKATVQAAIGSKALDMAREGGDEVLIGYGQTVLTLAVLAILTTAPIGALGIGLAGPRMLHRTLPDESVGGAPPKEGLLPGPEKEVVFYESKL, from the exons atggaggagaagaaggaagggGATCCAGGTGCACAACAG GTGTCTGTAGCAGAGTCTTCCTCCTGCTGTGTCACTGTGGCTGAGCGATGTCCGAAACCCCGCggcctcctcaacctcctcgtCACcaaga TGTGTCTGCTGGCTCTGCTGTTCGGGGTGGTGTGGTCCATCACAGGGCCTGAGTGTCTCCCAGGGGGCAACCTCTTCGGCATCACCATCCTCTTCATCAGCTCCGTGCTGGGAGGGAAGCTGGTGGGGATGGTCCAACTGCCCACactgccccccttccccccgctGCTTG gcatgctGCTGGCCGGTCTAGTCCTGCGTAACGTTCCCTACGTGACGGATGCGGTCTACATCGACACCCAGTGGTCCGCTGCTCTGAGGAACGTGGCTCTGGCCGTCATACTGACCCGGGCCGGGCTGGGGTTGGACCCttcg gctCTGCAGCGCCTCAAAGCCGTGTGCATCCGGCTGGCCGTCGGACCCTGTGTGGTGGAGGCTTGCACGGTCGCCGTGATTTCCCACTTCCTGCTGGGCCTGCCCTGGGTGTGGGGCTTCATACTGGG GTTTGTGCTGGCCGCGGTGTCCCCCGCTGTGGTGGTCCCCTCCATGCTGCTGCTCCAGAAGGAGGGCTACGGGGTGGAGAAGGGCATCCCCACGCTGCTCATGGCTGCTGGAAGCTTTGATGACATCCTGGCTATCACCGGCTTCTCCACCTGCCTTGGCATGGCCTTCTCCACAG GCTCCACGTGGATGAACCTGCTGaagggggtgatggaggtggtgggaggggtggtggcCGGGCTGCTCCTGGGGGCCTTCATCAGCTGTTTCCCTAGCGACGACCag GAGGACGTGGTGGTGAGGAGGGGCACCATGCtgctgggtctgtctgtgttctcCGTCTTCTTCAGTCACGTGGTGGGCTTCGCGGGGGCCGGGGGTCTGTGCACCCTGGTCCTCTCCTTCCTGGCTGCTCTCGCCTGGAAAACCGACAAG GCCTCGGTCGCAGCGCTAGTGGGCCGGTCCTGGGACGTCTTCCAGCCCCTCCTCTTTGGTCTGATTGGAGCGGagataaccatagcaacgctcaGTGCTAGAACCGTTG gtcTAGGTATAGCCTGCATCTCCCTGGGTCTGGTTCTTCGTCTGCTGGTCACCTACCTGCTGGTCCACTGGGCCGGCTTCAACCTCCGGGAGAAGTTCTTCATCTCTGTGGCCTGGTTGCCAAAAGCcactgtacag gcggcTATAGGCTCCAAGGCCCTGGACATGGCGCGTGAGGGGGGGGACGAGGTGCTGATTGGCTACGGTCAAACCGTGCTAACGCTAGCTGTGCTAGCAATCCTCACCACCGCTCCTATCGGGGCCCTGGGCATTGGCCTGGCTGGTCCCCGCATGCTGCACAGAACActcccag ATGAGTCAGTGGGCGGAGCCCCACCTAAAGAGGGACTTTTGCCTGGTCCAGAGAAGGAGGTAGTCTTTTATGAGAGTAAACTTTAG